The DNA segment ATTATCATGCGCACGATCAACCGCCGCCATACAGTTAGTACTTGGGCTGGTGatatataatgatgaaCCGCATATTTATGGtgtattattatgtttTAAATAGTTTACATAAGAAGTAAATTAAACTGCATCTTCATTTATTCTTTCTTACCTCATATACATTCGTTACCACGAACTGGAATTATCTGTTCATATATAGAGGACTCTTAACTAATATGGGTTTTACAATTTAAAGATCTATAAAGTTTTGATTccaataatgaatttttatttttcaagtattttttaaaaaagacCACTTATTTCAACAAATAGGTAATTCTTGCAAATGAAATAAGATATCtatataaaatcatttaaaaaagaagCGTCGACTTATAGTCAAgagataataaatcatgGATCCATTCAGTttaaaaagagaaaacCGGAAGAAATTCCAAGACAAACAAAAGTTAAAGAGAAGTCATCCTACGTCAAGTGCTAGAAAATATAGAATCCTAAACAGACAAAAACAAGCAGAAGAGGACAATACTAAAGGTGAAAATGGAGAAGATGAAACCATAAAAGAGGCCCCTAACAATTTAGACAGATACgataaagaagatgaatcTGCATTTGACGATTTAGAGGATACCCTTGTCTCGACTGTTGCGACAAACAAACTGAAAGAAGTAATCAAGGCTAAAGAACAAAATAACATAACAGCAGATAGAGAGTTACAGATCTCTTCGAATAAAGTCAAAACCACTAGAGATCTAGCATCAATGGATATCAAAGAACTGAATACAATGCTACAGAGAACTACACTCAATAACAACATACCATCGCAAGAATCAACCACGAATAAATATTCAGTGATTTCAAAAGCAGAAAAAAGCCCAATTGAACCTAATACAGTCAAGAAAACAAGACCAACACATGAATCACTAGTGCCTCCAACATTGAACAAAGACGAGGATTTCTTAGACGGCTTAATATAAGTAACAGGGAACCTGCATTAGAAGCATAatgatgagatgagatgaggTGTTGTAACTAAGCAAGCTTATAAAGCTCATCGTGGAATTCTTCAGCGTCTGTTACCCGATACCACATTGCAATCATGACACACGACATACAATCCCTTTTAGCGATAAAAATTGGGctcaaaaattttaaacaaGCAATACTGTCAAGTACAACATATATACACTCAACACATATAAGGTGTACCATTAAAGCTGCTGGTTTAGATTGTAATGAACTTATTGGTAAGATACTTTGTCTCTTAGACACAGCAATATAATCGAAAAAgaactaaatatatttgttttttgttatacgaaaacttattattattattacatttattttttgtttaagACTGCTAATAGTATATATGAACATTTTATGAAAGAAAAACTATAATATCCATTTAAATAACTATTTtcataaaagaaaaaagaaacagtAGAAACCTGATCTAAACTTATAAAGCGAACTAATTCTAAcactatttttttttatctcataaatataacaataataatgtcTTCCGATACCATGTACTTTAACAGTTCACGGGTGCTCTCTGTGCCACCTAAGAACAGaacaaagaaaaagttggataaaaaagaaattaataatcaaaaacaaaagaatATTAGACAAGAGCAGATCGATGTAATATTACCTGAACAACAGACATTACCGAATGGTCAAAAACCAGATTTTGGTTCGAACTCTAAAAACAATTCTAGCAAAAGGAAGAGTAAGATTGAAAACAGTTCTCCAAATAGAAATGGTGGAAAGAGTTCAATAATTAAAGGTATCGCTGATACTGAATTATTGTCTTACAATTTCAAGGATCTATTATTATCGAAGCCAAATAATCAATCTGAGTATTTGGATGTGTCTCCAAATAGAAATAGCAATGATAATTCGACTTATTCGGCTTTTGCTTCTCCAGTTAATACCCCAACAGTCCAACATACCAATTTATCGGTTGTAAACAATCCACATCCCCAAAATTTCCATATGAATCATTTTGAACATCAATCTTCTCCAAGAATGATGCAACCAGGCATCTTACCATACGGCCAGCACCAAATTCCAGGCCCTATGCATTCAATGAATGGTATGGGCGTAAATCAACCCCACCCATTATTAGTCCAACCTGGTTTACCGGCACACGGCCATGCAATGCAAATGATATCTCAGCAACCAATGTTAATTCATCCAATATATGGAAACAACGTTCCAGGAAATCCAATGAGACAGCCAtttataaatcaaaataataacaattaCCCAATTCCAAGCGGTAAAGGGCCAGTGCCAACGCCAAATAACTACATGTTATCCCAACCGATTCAATACATTCCACATAAAGTCGTTCCAAACAATTCTATTCCTTCACCTCCTAATAACGTTGATGTGataaaatctaataatagtaatgcAAATGTCCAACATATGAATTCGAGTAGTAAACCCTCTAACAATAATACAACTAAActtaacaaaaataaatcaaataaaagaaatactAACAATGGAAGGGGTGATAACAGCCATACAAACACTTTTGCAGGTGCATCATTTACAACAAATGTTCCGAATCTACAAAATTTACCTAAACCAAGTTTTACTTAATTCTAACAACGAGAGCTAATCAACATATATTACTTCATATCGggattattattttaaaataatcaattgtagttattaaaatatgttgcgctattattatcatttttattcattttacGTTATTAAATCTGCATATTAGAATAAGTCTTATTCTTtgatttcaattcattttttatcatttttttttcaactaCTTTTTTACAGTTACAATCACTTTTTTAATGGTGATTGTAAATTGGAGAGATGTTTACCATTTCTAAACAGCTTTGATGAAGGTTTTActttttttcactttttcattttttagTGAACCTTTACATATTAGAAATATAGATGGAAAGAATCATCTATCTAATTTCTATATGtctttttaactttttttttttatctttttgGAGTTCTCTTGAGAATtcctttttcttttttttttattgacTATGTACCGGCAATACAATATATGCATGTATGCAAGATCATACATCTATATCTATTGGATACGTTCCAATCAAATAcacaatatttaatatgtGAGGCAACGTCGATCTATGTACATTACTGAAcattttataattcaaGTATTCTATATActcaataaaatattgtcataacatttttaataacatcGAATGACTTTTCAGTAAATCGAATTTGTCTATATTACCTGAGAGTAAGGGCTGTATCATAGTTATCATTGCAATTGCAATTGCAATTATTctgtttattattattattattattattattatcaatattttatttattactattatttaaatgGATTATGAGCAGTATAGAAacatattattcaaataagaaaatatatttttactatAAAACAACGTTCTTCGCCAACTTTTGTTTATAAGCCGAAATGGAGCCGTCCCATCTTGTAGCTGTTTGATTTTCCACAACGAAAATATCCTTTGCGATCCTGTCTAATAATCTGAAATCATGtgaaacaacaacaacaccaccattgaattcattgatgGCATCGGCTAAAGAATCGATTGTTGGGATGTCTAAACCGTTAGTAGGTTCATCCAGTAGTAGAACATTTGGAGCTTCCAAAGCTAATAATGCAAAAACAACACGAGATCTTTGACCTTCTGATAAAGTACCCATTTGGACAGTTTGGGCTTCACCAGTTAAACCATAACGACCTAATTGACCTCTCCAGTATTGGAAATCTTGAGAAATTTCTGGATATTTATCACGAACGAATTCCAAAGCAGATTTAGTTAAATCTAATTGATCTTGGGAATGTTGGGAGTAGACACCTAATTTAACATGACTATGTCTGGAAACCCTACCAGATTGAGCTTGTAGTTCACCAGTCATAATCTTTAACAAAGTAGATTTACCAACACCATTTGGACCAACTAAGGCAATTCTGGAATCCATATCAACACCGAAATTTAAGTGATTGTATAAGTTGTTTTCTGGCTTACCGTCGTATGCGAAAGAGATGTCATCGAAAGATAAAACAGGTGGTGGTAATCTATCAACTTGTGAAAATCTGAACGAGAAAACTCTGTCTGGTTGAACAGGTTGGATTAAACCATCGGCTTCCATCTTATCCAAAATCTTTTGTCTAGACTTAGCTTGCTTAACCAAGTTAGCATAAGTACCAGCGGAAGCGATAAACTTCTTGATATGTGcgatttcttcttgttgttTGTTGTATTGTTTTGTTTGGTTAGTTTCTAATTCACTACGAGTTTTAACGTATGAATCGTAGTTACCACCGTAACTAGTTATTTGTTGCATTCTCATATCCAGCATGTTTGTGCAGACACCGTTCAAGAAATCTTGAGAATGGGAAACTAGAACTAAAGTTCTGTCGAAtctctttaaatattcctCTAACCAAACACAGGCTTCTAAATCCAAATGAGCAGTTGGgtcatctaataataataaagttgGTTTAACGAATAATGCCTTAGCTAAAGCAACACGCATTTTCCAACCACCAGACATATCCTTGgtcttctttaaaatagtTTTAGAATTGAACCCTAAACCAATTAAGATAACAGCAGCTCTACTTTCAAAAGTACTTGGATCCATAGAGTCCATCTTTTCATATAATGGTTCTAGTAAATCGGATTCTGGGCCATCTTCAACGATGATCTTTTCAACTAAATCTTCGATACGCTTCAATTCGTTTTGAGCTTCAGTGACAACATAGTCCAAAGCAGATAATTCAGTTGGAGCAGCTGGttcatctaataaataaatatcaatattttctggAATTGGGTATTCTCTAGTGGCAAGGGCCTTTAAGAAAGTAGACTTACCACAACCATTTTCACCTAATAAACCGTAGTGACGACCGTAATTTAATTCCAAAGTAGAGTCTTGAATTAAAACTTTACCGTGGAATAACAAAGAAACAGAATTCAATTTAATATCTCTGGAAGTTTCTAAAGAAGCTAAAACACCCGTAACGACACGATCAGAGATACCGTATTTATCTTGTTGtaacttcaatttttcaagtTCTTTGGCAGTGGCAGTAGcctcatcttcttcaacattATCCTTCTTCTTAGATCCTAATTGTCTGATGGTTTTACCTTCAGCTTTCTTTTTAGCATCTCTTTCAGCTTTTTTAGCGTCTCTTTTAGCTTTGGAGGCGGAAATTGGAGGCATGACGTCGGTTGTTTCTCTTTGTTCAAGTTAGGCTTGGTAGGTTCCCAGAAACTAGATTAGGAgcttattatttattgtcaAGCACCTTCAgattcatttatatatatataagttatGGGTATATTGTGACagtaaagaaattaaaaaattttttttccaGCTAATTTGGCGATGAgatgaaatttttcactacTCCGATACGTTCGAAATGATCgcaaaaaagaaaaacgGACCGAAAAAATCTGTCACGTGCAGTTTTTAAATATCTATCATGTGGTGCATTGCACGTGACTTGAAAAAAGTCTGAGAGAAACTTTTGGCAGGAGGCTGATCAGCAGAAACTAGACGCAGATGGACCGCCATGTGTTGGTGTTGATAGTAAGTGAATAAACCTGCTCACTTTTACATGTATATAACGCTTCTCAATTCAAACCAACAATCCGAAGGAGTCCCACAACAGTTCTACAAGTAAGCATTCATCCCTGCAACCCACAAACTCGCTAGGTGTTGCAAGAGCCGTTTTGAACTAACGATTAAATTGTAAAAGACCGCTCTACTTGTATCGCTATTTGATTTCACTTCCAACTGTTTCTGCAAAGACGCCAGCTAGGGGTCTAAGGCTGTTCTACAAACAATGCTGCAAGTGGTCCTGATGAAGGGGAAGTGTCCTGGATTCTTGCAGCTTCGAGCAATCTGCTTCTCGAGATCATATCTCATGGCTTTCCTCGTTTCTGCGCGATTTCAAAGCTTAACTAGAAAATTTTTCTGCTTTCTACGACGTGTTGTTACTTGAATCTTTCAAGAAAAGccatttttgtaatttcgaaaaaaaaaaggaaGAATGTGAAATAAAGATTTCgaaaattaatgaaatttctaTCCATTATTACACACACTAAATGCTCATATTACtaagatatataataaaataaggaattgatgaaaaatgaGTGAGTGATTAATATTATAGTTGCTAAAgagatattttataatcaCTTCATTATTTCTTACTCTAGatgttatttatattaagtCTTTCATGTTTctaatataaaagaatcGTTATTGAAAACAAATAGTTTGATTTAATACAAAACTTAAGAGACAATCGTTTAGTGAACACATTCAAACCATTTCGTCAGCAGaaaagaacaaataaatacatCTATGACAGACTTAGCTTTACAAAGAACACTTTCAGGTCATGCCGATCTCCAGGTTCAATACACCAAAGTTATTGCAAACCAATTAGCTAAGAATCGTGCGCATTTAGAATCTCTACATTATGCGGGCTCCAAACTCGGGTTTCCCGTAGATCCAGAGGTCTATCCAGAACAAGATCCAAATCTGAgagtatttttttttgatatcgACAATACTCTATACAGCAAGTCAACCCATATCCAAGATTTAATGGTACAAGCAATTATGAACTACTTAGAAAACTATCTTGGGTTGGACCACAGAACTGCAACCCTAATgaataaagaatattaCAAGAGGTACGGTTTATTGGTGAAAGGTTTGGTTGCCAACAACGGAATCGATGCTTTAGACTACAACAGCATGGTGGATGACTCTTTACCTTTACAAAACGTTTTATCTGAACcaaatttacaattaagaaaaatgtTACAAGATTTGAGAGCTTCTGGTAAGTTTGATAAATTGTGGTTATTTACTAATGCATATAAAAACCACGCTTTAAGGATTGTAAAAATTTTAGGGATTGCTGACTTGTTCGATGGCATTACTTATTGTGATTATACACAAAGTAAAAACTTAATTTGTAAACCAGACGCTAGAGCATTTGAAAAAGCAAAACTAGAGAGTGGATTAGGTGATTATCGTAACggttattttattgatgatAGTGGTAATAACATCAGGGTTGGTTTAGAATTAGGGTTGAAGTGCGTGCATTTACAAGAAGATACGTTAAACAATGATATTCTTGGGGATACTCCAGATGGTGCACTAGTGgtgaaaaatattcttgaTCTTCCAAAGGAAGTTCCTCACCTCTTTCAAGATCAGTAATCCACTTATACCAAACTTGCATAATTGTGTCCACGGTTACAATACATCTCCTCGCTGCTAACTCCATGCATCTTATATTACTTAAGGGACTTTTATTACATAcctacatatatataattgaaatagAAACAcgtatttttatttagatatatacatacacataaagtattgtaattatttaCTCTTTGGTTTTTTGTTggtttttttgttgtttaatttcttttgcCAAAGCAAATAAAAGGCCGCCAACGAGTGCAGTTGCCATACCTAAGTAACTGTAAGAGTTACTTGGGAAGTTAGGGAATATCAGGCCGGTCATACACAATGCTATTCTATTCACTGCACCCACCATAGCGTAAGAGGAAGTGGAAGTGGATGAGAGACAGAGTGCCGAGAAGTAAGCTAGTGCGAGGGAGACAAAGCCTGTAATGATCATCATAGCCATGACATTGCTGTCGAAATGATTATCAACGTTGAATTCACTCTCCCAATTATCTAAGAAATATGACGCGGCGAATAGTATTGGACATGCAATGAAAttgttatataatattgtgTCGACATCTGTAAATTTTGTATATTGAATCATCTTTCTTAGTAACAGGACGAACAGCGTAGAGGAAATAACAGCGCCTACGATCCAAAAGTAACCCACATTCACTAAATAACTGAAACTGATATCGCTGcctaattttttcttcatcaacGCAATGGACTGCTCATAGTCACCTAAACATAAAGATGCTGCGCCAGCGATGAACATAACGAAGGATAAGGCCTCCAACGACGTGATCCCGCCTGTACCAAAAAACAGTGCCTCTGAGAACGTGATGAAAATCAACGACAAGTTTTTCACCAGGACGTATACTGGGACCGTCAAGTACTTCAAAGCTTTTGATGCTGTATACAGAGCGACTGCCATCATGAAACCCACGGGCAACCAATATTTCAGATCGAACTTGTTCAATGGACGGACACTGATGAAATCTGTGTACTTCAGCAGTAACAAACTTAGTGTGGCGACACCTGTTTGGATTCCCATGAACAGCAGATGCATGTTGAAGGACCTGTCCTGAACAAGAGATTTATTTAGGGCCAACATTAGAATCGACGAGCCTGCAAAGGCAATCACAGAGACAGGTGCAGCGTAGGCGCTGCTCTTTTGGACGGCGTTGCTTAGACCTGACATAGTGATGACGTTATGGTTGGGCAGTTACCCAACCATAACCAACGCCAATGCAAACACCAACGCAAACAATTGCAACCCACAAGCATCTGCatttatatgaatatataagCATCTGCAATTACACACTTGTATATATACGGGTGGACAAATGGTGTGGGATCTGGGCCTATGGCATTGAGGAAACGTATGCAACTTTGACAGAAAACGCACCGATTCCGGATGTCTGCGCTGTCAAAGGTCCGCAGCTCGCGTCTGCCGCGCCAAGAGCTGACAAAAAAACGCGCGACACCACATACCGAACCCTAAACCGGACTGTCCGGGCAACCCTTCCCGGCAACGCCGCTAAGCCCGGTCACGGCTCTGGAGCGGTTGTCCGTGACAGCGGTCCCACTTGCGTGCCCACCACAGTTCTGCTGTCCTGTGGGACGGGGCGGGCGAAGTGGCTGCAAAAAAGGTTTGTCTGCCACGGCCTCCTCCCAGGTGCTGGTGCGTATTGTCGAAGAGAATACATGCAACGCACCCAACTCCACAGCCATATTGGCCAGATAAGACAACCCGCGAACGCGAGCGGGCTGTCGCTCACGGCCCGGTGCTGTGTAACAAGCTTTGGCTTGACTCATCGGACAAACAAGCCACCGACTGACTCGTGTCAAGTAGGCAGCAGGCTATGAGTCTGTCTCTTATTACAGACATACAAGCAAATGTGCGGGCCTGCTGCTTGCCGTTCACTATATATTCCAAGGACCTGTCGATCTCTTTCTTGGTGTCAATGAGTCAGTCGCAATATCATGTGTATCGTTAATTCCCCCGGCAATGGCTGCTACTTCCTTACCGAAAAAGGCACTGGATTGGCAGAGCCACGGTTTGCTCGTGTGGATTACGTTTTTTTACGATGTTCTCTTCAAGAAATGTGCCGTTCGTCTAAGTGTATTCCCATATATAAGGAATCTTAAGGTATCAGATAGTTGCAACTGAATTGTGTGTTGGAACTCAAGGAACTTTCACTTATAAAGAAATTACTTCTCTTTCCACTAGAGCGTTGCTGGTTACGAAGGACAGATTCGtcaaaaaatggaaaattaaaaattaaaaaattaaattaaaactagaataaatagtaattgaaattattctGCTATCTACTTATTACGAACACAAACAAACAGTTAGGAACCCGAATAgttttatatattgaagGGCTGATAGATTTATAGTTGTGTACCGCTGATTATATTCACGTAttcatattcatatatatacggTACAGGcgtttttcttttttcctGTTTCTCTGATATATTGCTTGCGTCTATTGGAAACCAATAAACGTAACACGccttattttattttccaaaatataCCCAAACTCGTGAATTTTTTGGCAGAGGTGGAAGCTCATATAAGTAATTAGATATCTAACGCATTATTACTTTACAATTCGATCTCAGACTGagtaataaaaattcataCCATTTTGTTATGATCATTTGCTCAGATGAATGACACTGATGAAAAGCTATTTAAACAAGGTGTAGTACCAGAAAATGCTTCgcaaaacaaaaacagcAAAAACAATACCACTGCCGTCaaccaaaataatatagGATCCAAAATGAGCACTGAACAGAATTTCCCAGAAAGCGATGAGGGTATGGCAAATGACCCCGCAaacaatttcttttctaCTTCATTCGATTCGATGTTGGAGGTCTTACCTGACTCAATGAATTTGGATGCCTTCTCCAATTATTACTATGACTCCCCAGATGtgaattttaaaaatagcATAAGTGATGCCACTCTAAATGGAAATATAACTAGTAATAACACTGATATTGATATCACTTCAACTACAGAGTTCATACCAAATGCAGATGCAGCCCCTTTATCCGAAGATGTCCTTTCGAatgttaatgaattcaataaaaacaatGTCAGTTCAGTTGTCCAACCAATCGATATAGTCGACCAACAAAATGGTGAAATTGCACAATTGTGGGATTTTAATATCGATGAATTTATGATGACGCCGAATGGCTCAAATTCAGCAACAATTAGTGCTCCAAATAGTTTTAACTCAGAT comes from the Tetrapisispora phaffii CBS 4417 chromosome 1, complete genome genome and includes:
- the TPHA0A05870 gene encoding uncharacterized protein (similar to Saccharomyces cerevisiae YER034W; ancestral locus Anc_3.532), with product MDPFSLKRENRKKFQDKQKLKRSHPTSSARKYRILNRQKQAEEDNTKGENGEDETIKEAPNNLDRYDKEDESAFDDLEDTLVSTVATNKLKEVIKAKEQNNITADRELQISSNKVKTTRDLASMDIKELNTMLQRTTLNNNIPSQESTTNKYSVISKAEKSPIEPNTVKKTRPTHESLVPPTLNKDEDFLDGLI
- the TPHA0A05880 gene encoding uncharacterized protein (similar to Saccharomyces cerevisiae EDC2 (YER035W) and EDC1 (YGL222C); ancestral locus Anc_3.533), with amino-acid sequence MSSDTMYFNSSRVLSVPPKNRTKKKLDKKEINNQKQKNIRQEQIDVILPEQQTLPNGQKPDFGSNSKNNSSKRKSKIENSSPNRNGGKSSIIKGIADTELLSYNFKDLLLSKPNNQSEYLDVSPNRNSNDNSTYSAFASPVNTPTVQHTNLSVVNNPHPQNFHMNHFEHQSSPRMMQPGILPYGQHQIPGPMHSMNGMGVNQPHPLLVQPGLPAHGHAMQMISQQPMLIHPIYGNNVPGNPMRQPFINQNNNNYPIPSGKGPVPTPNNYMLSQPIQYIPHKVVPNNSIPSPPNNVDVIKSNNSNANVQHMNSSSKPSNNNTTKLNKNKSNKRNTNNGRGDNSHTNTFAGASFTTNVPNLQNLPKPSFT
- the ARB1 gene encoding ATP-binding cassette family ATPase ARB1 (similar to Saccharomyces cerevisiae ARB1 (YER036C); ancestral locus Anc_3.534), yielding MPPISASKAKRDAKKAERDAKKKAEGKTIRQLGSKKKDNVEEDEATATAKELEKLKLQQDKYGISDRVVTGVLASLETSRDIKLNSVSLLFHGKVLIQDSTLELNYGRHYGLLGENGCGKSTFLKALATREYPIPENIDIYLLDEPAAPTELSALDYVVTEAQNELKRIEDLVEKIIVEDGPESDLLEPLYEKMDSMDPSTFESRAAVILIGLGFNSKTILKKTKDMSGGWKMRVALAKALFVKPTLLLLDDPTAHLDLEACVWLEEYLKRFDRTLVLVSHSQDFLNGVCTNMLDMRMQQITSYGGNYDSYVKTRSELETNQTKQYNKQQEEIAHIKKFIASAGTYANLVKQAKSRQKILDKMEADGLIQPVQPDRVFSFRFSQVDRLPPPVLSFDDISFAYDGKPENNLYNHLNFGVDMDSRIALVGPNGVGKSTLLKIMTGELQAQSGRVSRHSHVKLGVYSQHSQDQLDLTKSALEFVRDKYPEISQDFQYWRGQLGRYGLTGEAQTVQMGTLSEGQRSRVVFALLALEAPNVLLLDEPTNGLDIPTIDSLADAINEFNGGVVVVSHDFRLLDRIAKDIFVVENQTATRWDGSISAYKQKLAKNVVL
- the TPHA0A05900 gene encoding uncharacterized protein (similar to Saccharomyces cerevisiae PHM8 (YER037W) and SDT1 (YGL224C); ancestral locus Anc_3.536) — translated: MTDLALQRTLSGHADLQVQYTKVIANQLAKNRAHLESLHYAGSKLGFPVDPEVYPEQDPNLRVFFFDIDNTLYSKSTHIQDLMVQAIMNYLENYLGLDHRTATLMNKEYYKRYGLLVKGLVANNGIDALDYNSMVDDSLPLQNVLSEPNLQLRKMLQDLRASGKFDKLWLFTNAYKNHALRIVKILGIADLFDGITYCDYTQSKNLICKPDARAFEKAKLESGLGDYRNGYFIDDSGNNIRVGLELGLKCVHLQEDTLNNDILGDTPDGALVVKNILDLPKEVPHLFQDQ
- the TPHA0A05910 gene encoding uncharacterized protein (similar to Saccharomyces cerevisiae HVG1 (YER039C) and VRG4 (YGL225W); ancestral locus Anc_3.538); this translates as MSGLSNAVQKSSAYAAPVSVIAFAGSSILMLALNKSLVQDRSFNMHLLFMGIQTGVATLSLLLLKYTDFISVRPLNKFDLKYWLPVGFMMAVALYTASKALKYLTVPVYVLVKNLSLIFITFSEALFFGTGGITSLEALSFVMFIAGAASLCLGDYEQSIALMKKKLGSDISFSYLVNVGYFWIVGAVISSTLFVLLLRKMIQYTKFTDVDTILYNNFIACPILFAASYFLDNWESEFNVDNHFDSNVMAMMIITGFVSLALAYFSALCLSSTSTSSYAMVGAVNRIALCMTGLIFPNFPSNSYSYLGMATALVGGLLFALAKEIKQQKNQQKTKE
- the TPHA0A05920 gene encoding uncharacterized protein; protein product: MQTPTQTIATHKHLHLYEYISICNYTLVYIRVDKWCGIWAYGIEETYATLTENAPIPDVCAVKGPQLASAAPRADKKTRDTTYRTLNRTVRATLPGNAAKPGHGSGAVVRDSGPTCVPTTVLLSCGTGRAKWLQKRFVCHGLLPGAGAYCRREYMQRTQLHSHIGQIRQPANASGLSLTARCCVTSFGLTHRTNKPPTDSCQVGSRL